The Desulfonatronum thiodismutans nucleotide sequence GACTACCGTGCCTTGTCCCGGGCTGGATTCAAACTGGATATCGCCCCCATGGTCCTGGATGATCGCGGAGCTGATGGACAATCCCAAGCCGGTCCCTCCGGTTTTATGCCGCGTGCTGTAAAACGGATCGAGGATTCGATTCATGTCTTCGGGCCGAACCCCCTCGCCCTGGTCCGTGATCCGCACGGCCACGGCCGCGCGATCCGGGACATGGAACGTCTCCAGGGCAATGGATTGGTGCTTGTCGGTCAAGGCCTGGCAGGCATTAAGCAACAGGTTGACCACGACCTGCTCCAGCTTGTGGTGGTCCCCCCGGATCAGCGGCGTCTCTGGCATGAGCGTTACGCTGAAGTTTTCCGTATACCTGGAGACGGTCTTCCCGATCAAAACCAGGGCCGACTCGACCACCTCGTTGATATTCACCCGGCCCGCCATGTTCAACGGCGACTGTCGGGCATAATCCTTCAATTCCGTGACAATCTTGGCAATGCGCCTGCTTCCTTCATTGATCCCGGAATACAGTTCCTGGACATGCTCGCGCATCTCGCCAAAGGGAATTCCCACCAGTTTGAACTCCGGGTTCTTTCGCCAATACGCTTCCAGTATCGACGACACGTCCTTCCAGACCCGCTCCAGAATGGGCGCGTTGAGCATGATCAGGTTGTTGGGATTGTTGATCTCATGGGCCACCCCGGCCACAAGGGTGCCCAAGGCGGTCATTTTGGAAGCCTGAACCAGTTGCTCGCGCTGTTCCTCTTTGGCGATCTCCAACAGCCTTTTCTCGGTTATGTCCTGAATCATGCCGATAATCGTCGCGGCCTCGCCGCCATCATCGACCTCCACGTCCCCAAGGACCCTGACCCATTTCCGTTGGCCTTGAACAACGACTCGCAGTTCAAAATCAAATGCCTGGGGAGACCGCAATAGCTTGTCCCGGGTCATGACCGTAAACGAGCGATCATCTTCATGGATGATTCCCAGGACGTCGTCAAAAAGCAGCTCTCCCTCTCCGTCCATGCCGATAATGCTGAACGCTTCCTCCGACCCCGTGAAAACATCGCGAACCGGATCGTATTTCCAGCTGCCCATGCGAGCCAGTCGCTCCGCTGCTTTCAGGTCGGCGTTGCTTTTCAGGAGCGCCGCCTCGGCCTTCTTTCGCTCAGTGACGTCCCGAGAACTGAAGATAAGTTCCTTGGGGTTGCCTTGATCGTCAAAAATAAAGCCTCCCACCGTCTCAAGCCAGAGATGGCTCCCGTCGGCCAGCAGATACCTCAGCTCGACCTTTCGCGCGCCGTCCTTGACGGCCAGGAAGTCCTCAAAGGCCGCCATGATCTTCGCCTTGTCCTCCGGGTGGACGAACTCCATGATGTTCCTGCCTACTCGGGAATCCACGTCATGCCCCAAAAGACTCGTGGACTTGCTGAGAAACAAGATATTTCCCTCCAAGTCGGTGAGGGTCACCATGTCGAGCATGTTGTCCGTGATCTTCTCCAGAAGACGGGTCTGCTCCTCCAAAGCTTCCTGGGATCTTCTGAGGTCCGTGACATCCCGGACAATGGCCAGAAAACACTCGCCACAGCCGGTCATTCGGCTTTCATACCGCTTGGTCTCGCCGTTGACGACGAGTTCATATCCGTAGGAAACGCACGCCCCCGTCTCAGCGACTTGATCGATATGCCGCTGGGTCATTTCAGCGATATCCGGGCCGAGGACATCCCGCACATTGCGCCCGAGAAACATGCCCGGCGCCATCAGAAGACCGCCGCCTGGCGCATGATGATCCAAAAACTCTCCACTCCGACTGAAGAGGAACATCAAATCCGGCAGGGCGTTGAGCAAAGCCTTGCCTCTGTCTTCGCTCTCCCGCAGTTTCTGATGATCCAGCCTGGCCTCGGTAATGTCCGTGGTGAACCCCTGGTAAAAAGCGATCTCTCCAGCCTCGTCCCGCACAGCCCGCGCATTCACGGACACCCAAAAAATGGAGCCGTCCCGGTGTCGCCGCCGAGTCTCATGGTTCCAGACCAGGCCGTATTCTTCCAGAATCCGCTTGAATTCCTCCCTATCCGCCGGATCGACGTACACTTGACCGGGAATATCCTGAATCGATTCCAAAAACTCGAGGGGAGTCGCGTAGCCGAACATTCCGGCCAAGGCGGTATTGACGGAAAGGTACGTTCCTTCGGGCGTGGAGGTGAAGATGCCGATGGGGGCGTGGTCAAAGAAGTCTTGGTCGTTGAAGCCGAGCACGTCGCCAGCGTCGGTGCGACTTTGGGGGCATGTAGGGAACATGATCAGTACTCCTCGAAGATTCGCCTGCCATCTGGATGAGTCCGGGACGGTGCCTCCCTCATTCCTTTCCCAACGCCCCCCGTACCGCGGCCTCCAGCTCCTTCAACTGATACGGCTTGCCGATGAAGCCCACTGCCCCGGATTTCAGGCTTTCCCTGGCTTGGCCGTTGGCCGAATAGCCGCTGGAGATGAGCACCCGGACGGCCGGGTCGAGGCGGAG carries:
- a CDS encoding PAS domain S-box protein; protein product: MFPTCPQSRTDAGDVLGFNDQDFFDHAPIGIFTSTPEGTYLSVNTALAGMFGYATPLEFLESIQDIPGQVYVDPADREEFKRILEEYGLVWNHETRRRHRDGSIFWVSVNARAVRDEAGEIAFYQGFTTDITEARLDHQKLRESEDRGKALLNALPDLMFLFSRSGEFLDHHAPGGGLLMAPGMFLGRNVRDVLGPDIAEMTQRHIDQVAETGACVSYGYELVVNGETKRYESRMTGCGECFLAIVRDVTDLRRSQEALEEQTRLLEKITDNMLDMVTLTDLEGNILFLSKSTSLLGHDVDSRVGRNIMEFVHPEDKAKIMAAFEDFLAVKDGARKVELRYLLADGSHLWLETVGGFIFDDQGNPKELIFSSRDVTERKKAEAALLKSNADLKAAERLARMGSWKYDPVRDVFTGSEEAFSIIGMDGEGELLFDDVLGIIHEDDRSFTVMTRDKLLRSPQAFDFELRVVVQGQRKWVRVLGDVEVDDGGEAATIIGMIQDITEKRLLEIAKEEQREQLVQASKMTALGTLVAGVAHEINNPNNLIMLNAPILERVWKDVSSILEAYWRKNPEFKLVGIPFGEMREHVQELYSGINEGSRRIAKIVTELKDYARQSPLNMAGRVNINEVVESALVLIGKTVSRYTENFSVTLMPETPLIRGDHHKLEQVVVNLLLNACQALTDKHQSIALETFHVPDRAAVAVRITDQGEGVRPEDMNRILDPFYSTRHKTGGTGLGLSISSAIIQDHGGDIQFESSPGQGTVVTVFLSVPE